A single Amphiprion ocellaris isolate individual 3 ecotype Okinawa chromosome 15, ASM2253959v1, whole genome shotgun sequence DNA region contains:
- the LOC118470667 gene encoding golgin subfamily A member 6-like protein 25 yields MAQRFKQKRQQGYATNPRHGGHQNQAQELAELRKALEACQAENQHLMEHNHHLEEHINMLVDDNKKMSEKLIQNNTLFGIKDALVTNREVLIIELKELLKAERQRFTKSSKTKDQELNQLKEQLRQKEEEMVRQQNQEEVKEAVQESKDLKDNTVLQNEMIEEERVQEVKNLLEDEKLQEEKNLLEDENLHEEEKVQEEEKLQEVKNLQEEEKLQEVKNLLEDENLHEEEKVQEEEKLQEVKNLLEDEKLQEEKNLLEDENLHEEEKVQEEEKLQEVKNLQEDENLQEEEQVQEEEKLQEVKNLQEDEKLQEEKNLLEDENLHEEEKVQEEEKLQEEKNLLEEEKLQEDEKLQEEKNLLEDENLHEEEKVQEDDKLQEVKNLQEEEKLQEDEKLQDDDKLQEEKNLLEDENLQEEEQVQKDDKRPDEDKDSEEEIKEIEEEQEIPEVDNQEVPVKKNKGFFGFFRRLMAGKTEEEKRSKKEKKEKHGRWSCLH; encoded by the coding sequence ATGGCTCAAAGATTCAAACAAAAACGGCAACAAGGATACGCTACCAATCCTCGCCACGGTGGTCACCAAAACCAAGCTCAGGAACTGGCTGAGCTGCGAAAAGCCTTGGAGGCATGCCAGGCTGAAAACCAGCATCTGATGGAGCACAATCACCACCTGGAAGAGCACATCAACATGCTTGTGGATGATAATAAGAAGATGAGTGAGAAACTGATCCAGAACAACACCCTGTTCGGCATTAAGGATGCTCTTGTGACAAACAGGGAGGTTTTGATTATAGAGCTGAAAGAGCTGCTGAAGGCTGAGAGGCAAAGATTCACCAAGTCCAGCAAGACCAAGGATCAAGAGCTGAATCAGCTGAAGGAACAGCTCagacagaaggaagaagagatgGTGAGACAGCAGAACcaagaggaagtgaaggaggcAGTGCAAGAGTCAAAAGACCTGAAGGACAATACTGTcctgcaaaatgaaatgattgaGGAAGAAAGAGTGCAGGAAGTAAAAAACCTGCTGGAAGATgaaaaactgcaggaagaaaaaaacctgctggAAGATGAAAACCTGCATGAAGAGGAAAAAgtgcaggaagaggagaaactgcaggaagtaaaaaacctgcaggaagaggagaaactgCAGGAAGTAAAAAACCTGCTGGAAGATGAAAACCTGCATGAAGAGGAAAAAgtgcaggaagaggagaaactgcaggaagtaaaaaacctgctggaagatgagaaactgcaggaagaaaaaaacctgctggAAGATGAAAACCTGCATGAAGAGGAAAAAgtgcaggaagaggagaaactgcaggaagtaaaaaacctgcaggaagatgaaaacctgcaggaagaggaacaagtgcaggaagaggagaaactgcaggaagtaaaaaacctgcaggaagatgagaaactgcaggaagaaaaaaacctgctggAAGATGAAAACCTGCATGAAGAGGAAAAAgtgcaggaagaggagaaactgcaggaagaaaaaaacctgctggaagaggagaaactgcaggaagatgagaaactgcaggaagaaaaaaacctgctggAAGATGAAAACCTGCACGAAGAGGAAAAAGTGCAGGAAGATGACAAACTGCAGGAAgtaaaaaacctgcaggaagaggagaaactgcaggaagatgagaaaCTGCAGGATGACgacaaactgcaggaagaaaaaaacctgctggAAGATGAAAATCTGCAGGAAGAGGAACAAGTGCAAAAAGACGACAAACGGCCAGATGAGGACAAAGACTCAGAGGAGGAGATAAAAGAAATTGAGGAGGAACAGGAAATCCCAGAGGTGGACAACCAAGAGGTCCCTGTCAAGAAAAACAAGGGATTCTTTGGTTTCTTCAGAAGACTGATGGCAggaaagacagaggaagagaaaaggagcaaaaaagaaaaaaaagagaaacatggCCGTTGGAGTTGCTTACACTGA